From a region of the Phragmites australis chromosome 21, lpPhrAust1.1, whole genome shotgun sequence genome:
- the LOC133903377 gene encoding SEC1 family transport protein SLY1-like produces MALSLRQKQLDVIVRMLHLNQQQQQPSPDGGEGQGEDEAYKILVMDAPCVSLLSPVLRVGDLRRHGVTLTLGIDRARQAVPDAPAVYLVRPTPANADRIAADAAAGLYASFHINFSTSVPRPVLERLAAACAASPGAARRVARVADQYLDFVCLEDGLFSLAQPRAYVALNDPAAADADITTLVEAVALGLFCVAATLGAVPVIRCARGGPAEMVAAALEARLRDHLHAKPNLFTETASAASFQRPVLCLFDRNFELSVGVQHDWSYRPLVHDVLGLKLNKLKLPAEKYELEDSDKFWVANSWLPFPKVAEEIEAQLAKYKQDVDEVNQRTGGGKVGVEFDGTDLIGNTKHLMNAVNSLPELTERKKMIDKHTNIATALLGHIKERSLDGYCDCENDMLVNGTVDRNTLLSLLRGKGTKEDKLRLAVTYLLSFETPPSSELEQVEAALWESEVDMSAFQYVKRIKALNTQFAAASGTATKSNIVDWAEKLYGQSLSAVTAGVKNLLSDGRQLALTRTVEALMEGKPNPEVDDYLLFDPRAPRSGTGGQFKGPFREAIVFMIGGGNYIEYRSLMELGQRSQPSKHVIYGATEILSGVEFIHQLAELGQKAGLGGGSSNPPPGPAQ; encoded by the exons ATGGCGCTCAGCCTCCGCCAAAAGCAGCTTG ATGTGATCGTGCGGATGCTGCACCtgaaccagcagcagcagcagccgtcgccggacggcggcgaggggcaaGGGGAGGACGAGGCGTACAAGATCCTGGTGATGGACGCCCCTTgcgtctccctcctctcccccgTGCTCCGCGTTGGCGACCTCCGCCGCCACGGTGTCACCCTCACCCTCGGCATCGACCGTGCTCGGCAGGCGGTGCCCGACGCTCCCGCGGTCTACCTCGTCCGCCCCACGCCCGCCAACGCCGACCGcatcgccgccgacgccgccgcaGGCCTCTACGCCTCGTTCCACATCAACTTCTCAACCTCAGTCCCGCGGCCCGTGCTCgagcgcctcgccgccgcctgcgCCGCGTCTCCCGGGGCCGCGCGCCGCGTGGCCCGTGTAGCCGACCAGTACCTCGACTTCGTCTGCCTTGAGGATGGGCTCTTCTCCCTCGCCCAGCCGCGCGCGTACGTCGCGCTCAacgaccccgccgccgccgacgccgacaTCACCACGCTCGTCGAAGCCGTCGCGCTGGGCCTCTTCTGCGTCGCCGCCACGCTTGGCGCCGTACCCGTCATCAGGTGCGCGCGCGGAGGCCCCGCGGAGATGGTCGCTGCCGCTCTCGAAGCCCGCCTCCGCGACCACCTCCACGCCAAGCCCAACCTCTTCACAGAGACCGCGTCCGCCGCGTCATTCCAGCGCCCTGTCCTGTGCCTGTTCGACAGGAATTTCGAGCTGTCGGTTGGGGTACAGCACGACTGGAGCTACCGGCCATTGGTCCACGATGTGCTCGGCTTGAAGCTGAATAAACTGAAGTTGCCGGCGGAGAAGTACGAACTGGAAGACTCCGACAAATTCTGGGTGGCAAACAGTTGGTTGCCATTCCCCAAAGTTGCTGAGGAAATTGAGGCGCAGCTTGCCAAGTACAAGCAGGATGTGGATGAGGTGAACCAGCGCACTGGTGGTGGCAAGGTTGGGGTTGAATTCGATGGCACTGATCTGATTGGCAACACCAAGCATCTCATGAATGCGGTGAATTCGCTCCCAGAGCTGACAGAACGGAAGAAGATGATTGATAAGCACACTAATATCGCAACAGCATTGCTTGGGCATATCAAGGAGAGGTCTTTGGATGGATACTGCGACTGCGAGAATGATATGCTCGTGAATGGCACTGTGGATCGGAACACGCTGCTGAGTCTCCTTAGAGGTAAGGGTACCAAGGAAGATAAGCTCCGGCTAGCTGTAACGTACCTATTGTCCTTTGAGACACCACCATCATCTGAACTGGAGCAGGTTGAGGCTGCGCTGTGGGAGTCGGAAGTCGACATGTCTGCATTTCAGTATGTGAAGAGGATAAAGGCATTGAATACCCAATTTGCTGCTGCTTCAGGCACAGCAACAAAGAGCAACATTGTCGATTGGGCAGAGAAGCTTTATGGGCAGTCCCTTAGTGCAGTGACTGCAGGTGTGAAGAATCTCTTGTCAGATGGGAGGCAGCTGGCCTTGACAAGGACAGTTGAAGCTCTGATGGAAGGGAAACCAAACCCAGAGGTGGACGACTACCTCTTGTTCGATCCACGGGCCCCTAGGTCAGGAACTGGTGGGCAGTTTAAAGGACCCTTCAGAGAAGCTATTGTTTTCATGATTGGTGGTGGAAACTACATCGAGTACAGGAGCTTGATGGAACTAGGACAACGCTCACAGCCTTCCAAGCATGTTATATATGGTGCAACAGAAATTCTTAGTGGTGTGGAGTTTATTCACCAACTTGCGGAATTGGGACAGAAAGCAGGATTGGGTGGTGGAAGCAGCAACCCACCACCTGGTCCAGCACAGTAG